The following are encoded together in the Glycine soja cultivar W05 chromosome 5, ASM419377v2, whole genome shotgun sequence genome:
- the LOC114411686 gene encoding GDSL esterase/lipase At3g27950-like, translating into MNCRRLLYVVVWFNLCVACTFIQVSAGNASNFSKCWFPAIYNFGDSNSDTGAVFAAFTGVKPPNGISFFGSLSGRASDGRLIIDFMTEELKLPYLNAYLDSVGSNYRHGANFAVGGSSIRPGGFSPFPLGLQVAQFLLFKSRTNTLFNQLSNNRTEPPFKNSVPRPEDFSRALYTFDIGQNDLAFGLQHTSQEQVIKSIPEILNQFFQAVQQLYNVGARVFWIHNTGPIGCLPYSYIYYEPKKGNVDANGCVKPQNDLAQEFNRQLKDQVFQIRRKFPLAKFTYVDVYTAKYELISNARNQGFVSPLEFCCGSYYGYHINCGKTAIVNGTVYGNPCKNPSQHVSWDGIHYSQAANQWVAKRILYGSLSDPPVQIGQACF; encoded by the exons ATGAATTGTAGGAGGCTGCTTTATGTAGTTGTGTGGTTCAATCTCTGTGTAGCATGCACATTCATTCAAGTTTCAgctgggaatgcctctaacttCAGCAAATGTTGGTTCCCAGCAATTTACAACTTTGGTGACTCAAATTCAGACACAGGAGCTGTTTTTGCAGCATTCACAGGGGTGAAGCCTCCTAATGGCATAAGCTTCTTTGGAAGCCTCTCAGGAAGGGCTTCTGATGGCCGTCTCATCATAGATTTTATGA CTGAAGAGTTGAAGCTGCCATACCTGAATGCATATTTGGACTCAGTTGGATCCAATTACAGGCATGGTGCAAACTTTGCAGTAGGAGGCTCCTCCATTCGGCCTGGTGGTTTTAGTCCATTCCCTCTTGGCCTTCAAGTAGCTCAGTTCCTACTGTTCAAGTCTCGCACCAACACTCTTTTTAATCAGCTTTCTAACAACA GGACAGAACCACCTTTCAAGAATAGTGTTCCAAGGCCTGAGGACTTTTCCAGAGCCCTATACACCTTTGATATTGGACAAAATGATCTTGCCTTTGGTCTTCAACACACTTCACAGGAACAAGTTATAAAGTCAATTCCTGAAATCTTAAACCAGTTCTTCCAAGCAGTGCAG CAACTATACAATGTAGGGGCAAGAGTGTTCTGGATTCATAACACCGGTCCAATTGGTTGCTTGCCCTATAGTTACATTTATTATGAGCCCAAGAAGGGTAACGTAGATGCAAATGGCTGTGTAAAACCTCAGAATGATCTTGCTCAGGAATTTAACAGGCAGCTCAAGGACCAAGTGTTTCAGATAAGGAGAAAGTTCCCACTTGCAAAATTTACATATGTTGATGTGTATACTGCCAAGTATGAACTAATCAGCAATGCAAGAAACCAAG GTTTTGTGAGTCCATTGGAGTTCTGTTGTGGCAGTTACTATGGTTACCACATAAATTGTGGGAAGACAGCCATAGTAAATGGAACAGTATATGGAAATCCATGCAAAAATCCTTCCCAACATGTTAGTTGGGATGGCATACACTACTCTCAAGCAGCAAATCAATGGGTTGCTAAAAGAATTCTCTATGGATCCCTCTCTGATCCACCTGTTCAAATAGGGCAGGCATGTTTCTGA